The proteins below come from a single Notamacropus eugenii isolate mMacEug1 chromosome 7, mMacEug1.pri_v2, whole genome shotgun sequence genomic window:
- the LOC140514436 gene encoding zinc finger and SCAN domain-containing protein 29-like isoform X1, with product MAKSALRGDVGNSETFRQRFRRFHYQEVAGPREAFSQLWELCCRWLRPEVRTKEQILETLVLEQFLTVLPGESQPWVQEHRPESGEEAVTLVEDLEREPKRPECPGRSGGFRKQGPTQCGAVERVLDGESEDLSSNSHLCYASLGGTIDSMMLSAVLYNMVFWLALGWTLSSAHSPRTPDRVSEADI from the exons ATGGCCAAGTCCGCTCTGAGAGGCGATGTGGGGAACTCGGAGACCTTCCGACAGCGGTTCCGGAGATTCCACTACCAGGAGGTGGCTGGGCCCCGGGAAGCTTTCAGCCAGCTCTGGGAGCTGTGCTGTAGGTGGTTACGGCCAGAGGTTCGGACCAAGGAGCAAATCCTGGAGACCCTGGTGCTGGAGCAATTCCTGACCGTCCTGCCTGGGGAGAGTCAGCCCTGGGTACAGGAGCATCGTCCAGAGAGCGGAGAGGAAGCCGTGACCCTGGTAGAAGATTTGGAGAGAGAACCCAAGAGGCCGGAGTGCCCGGGGAGGAGCGGGGGATTCCGAAAGCAGG GACCAACTcagtgtggtgcagtagaaagagtcctggatggagagtcagaggacctgagttcaaattcccacCTATGCTATGCATCTCTTGGG GGGACAATAGACTCCATGATGCTGAGCGCTGTCTTGTACAACATGGTGTTTTGGCTAGCATTGGGATGGACTCTATCATCTGCTCATAGTCCTCGGACTCCAGACCGAGTTTCAGAAGCAGATATTTAG
- the LOC140514436 gene encoding zinc finger and SCAN domain-containing protein 29-like isoform X3, with protein sequence MAKSALRGDVGNSETFRQRFRRFHYQEVAGPREAFSQLWELCCRWLRPEVRTKEQILETLVLEQFLTVLPGESQPWVQEHRPESGEEAVTLVEDLEREPKRPECPGRSGGFRKQGDNRLHDAERCLVQHGVLASIGMDSIICS encoded by the exons ATGGCCAAGTCCGCTCTGAGAGGCGATGTGGGGAACTCGGAGACCTTCCGACAGCGGTTCCGGAGATTCCACTACCAGGAGGTGGCTGGGCCCCGGGAAGCTTTCAGCCAGCTCTGGGAGCTGTGCTGTAGGTGGTTACGGCCAGAGGTTCGGACCAAGGAGCAAATCCTGGAGACCCTGGTGCTGGAGCAATTCCTGACCGTCCTGCCTGGGGAGAGTCAGCCCTGGGTACAGGAGCATCGTCCAGAGAGCGGAGAGGAAGCCGTGACCCTGGTAGAAGATTTGGAGAGAGAACCCAAGAGGCCGGAGTGCCCGGGGAGGAGCGGGGGATTCCGAAAGCAGG GGGACAATAGACTCCATGATGCTGAGCGCTGTCTTGTACAACATGGTGTTTTGGCTAGCATTGGGATGGACTCTATCATCTGCTCATAG
- the LOC140514436 gene encoding zinc finger and SCAN domain-containing protein 29-like isoform X2 encodes MAKSALRGDVGNSETFRQRFRRFHYQEVAGPREAFSQLWELCCRWLRPEVRTKEQILETLVLEQFLTVLPGESQPWVQEHRPESGEEAVTLVEDLEREPKRPECPGRSGGFRKQGRCPCERAGSSSREGDTSKITSGVTKCSAGSRGVPAQGCGQERMGKLPRTKAPGTT; translated from the exons ATGGCCAAGTCCGCTCTGAGAGGCGATGTGGGGAACTCGGAGACCTTCCGACAGCGGTTCCGGAGATTCCACTACCAGGAGGTGGCTGGGCCCCGGGAAGCTTTCAGCCAGCTCTGGGAGCTGTGCTGTAGGTGGTTACGGCCAGAGGTTCGGACCAAGGAGCAAATCCTGGAGACCCTGGTGCTGGAGCAATTCCTGACCGTCCTGCCTGGGGAGAGTCAGCCCTGGGTACAGGAGCATCGTCCAGAGAGCGGAGAGGAAGCCGTGACCCTGGTAGAAGATTTGGAGAGAGAACCCAAGAGGCCGGAGTGCCCGGGGAGGAGCGGGGGATTCCGAAAGCAGG GTCGCTGTCCCTGTGAAAGGGCAGGAAGTTCGAGCAGAGAAGGTGACACCTCTAAGATCACCTCTGGAGTTACCAAGTGTTCAGCAGGAAGCAGGGGAGTCCCAGCCCAAGGCTGTGGCCAAGAAAGAATGGGCAAGTTGCCCAGAACTAAGGCCCCAGGAACAACTTAA